CTCGAGCAGGTTCTTGTGCTCGAGGGCGTTGGCGACGACCGTGAGGATCTTCTCGGGGTTCATGTCGTGCGGCTTCTCGAGGAAGTCGTAGGCGCCCGCCTCCCGGGCGGCAAACCCCTTGGGTCCCGACCCGTGGGCGGTGATGACTACCGCCACCAGGCCCGGCCGCCGGGCCTTGAGCTTCCGGACGAGATCGAGTCCGTCCATGTCGGGCAGCACGAGGTCGACGAAGGCGAGGTCCCAGTCCGCCCGCTCGACCTCGGCCAGCGCGCGATTGGCCGAGCCCGCCGTCCGAACCGTGTAGCCTTCTTCCTGCAGGGCCACCCGGAACGAGTCGGCTACCGATTCTTCGTCGTCAACGACCAGAATGCGTCCTTCGGGCATTGTCTTCCGCCTGTGCGGCTGCGGGCAGGATGACGCGAATCGTCGTTCCACCGCCCGGCTGGCTGTGTACCTCGATCCGGCCGCCGTGCTGCTCGATGATCTGGGACGCGATGAGCATCTCCAGCCCCGTCCCCGCCCCTCGCGTCGTGAAGAACGGCTCGAAGAGTCGGTCCCGTATCTCGGGAGCGAGGCCCGACCCTGAATCCTGGACGCTCAGCTCGGCTTCCGAAGGCCCTCTCTGGCCCACCCCGACCGTCAGCGTGCCACCCTCGGGCATCGCGTCCAGGGCGTGAGTGAGGAACGCCACGGTCGCCTGCCGGAGCCCACGGGCGTCTGCTCGCGCGGTCACTCCCGCCCCCTCGTAGCGCCGCACCACCTGGACGCCGGTGTCTCCTGCCCGGGCCTCCACGCTGCCGAGCGCGTCGTCCATGAGCGGGACCAGCGCCACCG
This window of the Candidatus Methylomirabilota bacterium genome carries:
- a CDS encoding ATP-binding protein, with translation TGFRTVQLREHTTAALAGLARLSAFVAHELKNPLGALKLYALLLERQCREARPELRELADKVARAIDQLSTVINEATGFGLPGAFEPAAVALVPLMDDALGSVEARAGDTGVQVVRRYEGAGVTARADARGLRQATVAFLTHALDAMPEGGTLTVGVGQRGPSEAELSVQDSGSGLAPEIRDRLFEPFFTTRGAGTGLEMLIASQIIEQHGGRIEVHSQPGGGTTIRVILPAAAQAEDNARRTHSGR